The Triticum aestivum cultivar Chinese Spring chromosome 3A, IWGSC CS RefSeq v2.1, whole genome shotgun sequence genome includes a region encoding these proteins:
- the LOC123058009 gene encoding UDP-glycosyltransferase 75C1-like, which produces MPAMVAHEVERAGEAPHFLVVTFPAQGHINPARHLALRLLSASPGARVTFSTPVSAFRKMFPENEGAEAVGHVDGAGVHYVPYSDGFDGGLDTSAHDVSYYMSNLKAAGSHTLGGVLARLRDAGAPVTQVVYTVMLSWVAGVARAHGVPAAAYWIQPATVLAAYLHFFRGTDDLDQAVAAAASDPWADVRVRGLPPMRVRDLPSFFTIASDVDHPYAFVLTAFRELLDVLDRGDTPTVLVNTFDAMEPDAVATLHQHGVDVVPIGPVLSFLDASATSVNNNNDLFKPDGKGYLEWLDAQEAGSVVYISFGSLSTMSKRQITEVARGMAEIGRPFLWVLRKDNRGEIDGDESCSGIGSSAGMVVEWCDQGKVLSHPAVGCFVTQCGWNSTLESMACGVPVVGAPQWSDQGTNAWLVERKLGTGVRAAVSEKDGVLEADELRRCIGFATSDVVRAKAALWREKARAAAAVGGSSERNLRAFVAGN; this is translated from the coding sequence ATGCCGGCCATGGTGGCGCATGAGGTGGAGCGCGCGGGGGAGGCGCCGCACTTCCTCGTGGTCACGTTCCCGGCGCAGGGCCACATCAACCCGGCGCGCCACCTCGCGCTGCGCCTCCTCAGCGCCTCGCCGGGCGCCCGCGTCACCTTCTCCACCCCCGTCTCCGCGTTCCGCAAGATGTTCCCGGAGAACGAGGGCGCGGAGGCGGTGGGCCACGTCGACGGCGCCGGCGTCCACTACGTGCCCTACTCCGACGGCTTCGACGGCGGCCTCGACACGTCAGCGCACGACGTCTCGTACTACATGTCCAATCTCAAGGCCGCGGGGTCCCACACGCTGGGAGGCGTGCTCGCGCGCCTCCGCGACGCCGGCGCCCCCGTCACGCAGGTGGTTTACACCGTGATGCTCTCCTGGGTCGCCGGCGTCGCGCGCGCGCACGGCGTCCCCGCCGCGGCCTATTGGATCCAGCCGGCCACCGTGCTCGCCGCCTACCTCCACTTCTTCCGCGGCACCGACGACCTCGACCaggccgtcgccgccgcggcgAGCGACCCGTGGGCGGACGTCCGCGTCCGGGGGCTGCCGCCGATGCGCGTGCGCGACCTGCCGTCGTTCTTCACCATCGCCTCCGACGTCGACCACCCCTACGCCTTCGTCCTCACCGCGTTCCGCGAGCTCCTCGACGTGCTGGACCGCGGGGACACGCCCACCGTGCTCGTCAACACGTTCGACGCCATGGAGCCTGATGCGGTGGCGACGCTGCACCAGCACGGCGTCGACGTCGTCCCCATCGGCCCCGTGCTCTCCTTCCTGGACGCATCGGCGACGTcggtcaacaacaacaacgacctGTTCAAGCCGGACGGCAAGGGGTACCTGGAGTGGCTGGACGCGCAGGAAGCGGGGTCGGTCGTCTACATCTCCTTCGGGAGCCTGTCGACGATGAGCAAGCGGCAGATCACGGAGGTGGCGCGCGGCATGGCGGAGATCGGCCGCCCGTTCCTGTGGGTGTTGAGGAAGGACAACCGCGGCGAGATAGACGGCGACGAGTCGTGCAGCGGCATCGGCTCCAGCGCGGGCATGGTGGTGGAGTGGTGCGACCAGGGGAAGGTGCTGTCGCACCCGGCGGTGGGGTGCTTCGTGACGCAGTGCGGGTGGAACTCGACGCTGGAGAGCATGGCATGCGGCGTGCCGGTCGTGGGGGCGCCGCAGTGGTCGGACCAGGGCACCAATGCGTGGCTGGTGGAGCGGAAGCTCGGCACCGGGGTCCGGGCCGCCGTGAGTGAGAAGGACGGCGTGCTGGAGGCCGACGAGCTGCGGAGGTGCATCGGCTTCGCCACGTCGGATGTGGTGCGCGCCAAGGCGGCGCTGTGGAGGGAgaaggcgagggcggcggcggccgtgggCGGCTCATCCGAGAGGAACCTCAGGGCGTTCGTCGCCGGCAACTAG